One Serpentinicella alkaliphila DNA segment encodes these proteins:
- a CDS encoding flagellar basal body-associated FliL family protein — translation MNTKKIILYLSVGVLISAVFFGSIFYFLFMRNSETAVKPVKTYEYSIGDFTTNLGNARSYFKGKIVVEVTDKKLVEKFPENDARIRDRVIKTLIDKKPEDIMNPTGQQNLRKELINEIATLMETDKISNLFFTDYIVQ, via the coding sequence ATGAATACAAAAAAAATAATTCTTTATCTGTCAGTTGGAGTATTAATATCAGCAGTTTTTTTTGGTAGTATATTTTATTTTTTATTTATGAGAAATAGTGAGACTGCAGTTAAGCCTGTGAAAACCTATGAGTATAGTATAGGTGATTTTACAACTAACTTAGGAAATGCTAGAAGCTATTTTAAAGGCAAGATAGTTGTGGAAGTAACTGATAAAAAGCTTGTAGAAAAATTTCCTGAAAACGATGCTAGAATTAGAGATAGGGTAATAAAGACTCTTATTGACAAAAAGCCAGAGGATATAATGAATCCAACGGGACAACAAAATTTAAGAAAAGAGTTAATTAATGAAATTGCTACACTAATGGAAACTGATAAAATATCAAACTTATTCTTTACAGATTATATAGTACAATAA
- the fliM gene encoding flagellar motor switch protein FliM — MSEIMSQNEIDELLKALSTGEVNVDEIKEEKMEKKVRKYDFKSPKKLAKDQLRTLQIIHENFSRTLNTFLSGYLRSFVQAEVLSVEELSYYEFGNSIVNPSVLSIVNFNPLSGQIIIDLSPSIAFTVIDRILGGSGKPFDEIRTFTEIETTIVKKLMRQILEIMIDPWENVIELEPKLDKIETNSQFVQIVSPNETVALITLSLKIGEIDGMLNVCIPHIVIEPILEKLSTKFWFSSVSKSVTDEDKKTLQKRVEKSKVNLSAQLGSTHITVRDFLELQIGDVIGLDKVAHEELEIEVGDKLKFFGVPGTVKNKMAIKITKIIKGVEEYYD, encoded by the coding sequence TTGTCAGAAATAATGTCTCAAAATGAAATAGACGAACTCTTAAAGGCGCTTAGTACTGGAGAGGTAAATGTAGATGAAATTAAAGAAGAGAAAATGGAGAAAAAAGTTAGAAAATATGACTTTAAAAGTCCTAAAAAACTTGCCAAGGATCAACTACGTACCCTGCAAATTATACATGAGAATTTTTCAAGAACTTTAAACACATTTTTATCTGGATATTTAAGAAGTTTTGTACAAGCTGAAGTATTATCAGTTGAAGAGCTTTCATATTACGAATTTGGTAATTCAATTGTGAATCCATCAGTATTATCTATAGTTAATTTTAATCCATTAAGTGGACAGATTATTATTGATTTATCACCATCTATTGCATTTACAGTAATTGATAGAATTTTAGGAGGAAGCGGAAAACCATTTGATGAAATTAGAACTTTTACAGAGATAGAAACAACGATAGTTAAGAAATTAATGAGGCAGATATTAGAAATTATGATAGACCCTTGGGAGAATGTAATAGAGCTTGAACCTAAGCTTGACAAGATAGAAACTAATTCGCAATTTGTGCAAATCGTATCACCAAATGAGACTGTTGCTTTAATTACATTAAGTTTAAAAATTGGTGAGATAGACGGAATGCTTAATGTATGTATACCTCACATAGTTATAGAACCAATACTAGAAAAACTAAGTACAAAGTTCTGGTTTTCTAGCGTAAGCAAATCTGTAACTGATGAAGATAAGAAAACTCTACAAAAAAGAGTTGAAAAAAGCAAAGTCAATTTAAGTGCACAATTGGGATCAACACATATAACTGTTAGGGACTTCCTAGAACTACAAATAGGAGATGTAATAGGATTAGATAAAGTAGCTCATGAGGAGCTAGAAATAGAGGTTGGCGATAAGCTGAAATTCTTTGGTGTGCCAGGAACTGTTAAAAACAAAATGGCGATCAAAATAACAAAGATAATTAAGGGGGTCGAAGAATACTATGACTGA
- the fliY gene encoding flagellar motor switch phosphatase FliY has translation MTDMLSQEEIDALLSGSSVSSYEEKDTYTLANIDFNDNEKDAIGEIGNISMGTSATTLSTLLGHRVNITTPKVSVTSIEELSDLYPLPFVAVDVRYKEGLEGTNILVIKEEDVKIITDLMMGGHGVPSDEPLSELHLSAISEAMNQMVGSASTSLSEMFSKKIDILPPRAFQINLRTDDLSSAFSDLNTRFVRIAFRMVIGDLIDSEIMQMIPLDFAKLMVDMLMGGGLAAEPIAPTTVSIERESVQRPTPHSHSNTRTEERKVEKPKETINVQPIQFQSFDNPSARNMPENIDLIQDVPLKVTVELGRTVKKISEVLEFGPGTIVELDKIVGEPLDILVNGQYVAKGEVVVIDENYGIRITDIINPTKRFSKL, from the coding sequence ATGACTGATATGTTATCCCAAGAGGAAATTGACGCACTATTAAGTGGGAGCAGTGTGTCATCTTATGAAGAAAAAGATACGTATACTTTAGCGAACATAGATTTCAACGATAATGAAAAGGATGCTATTGGAGAAATAGGTAATATTAGTATGGGAACTTCCGCAACAACCTTATCTACATTATTAGGTCATAGGGTTAACATTACTACACCAAAGGTTTCTGTAACTAGTATAGAAGAACTTTCAGATTTATATCCGTTACCTTTTGTTGCTGTAGATGTTAGATATAAGGAAGGGCTAGAAGGAACTAACATCTTGGTTATAAAAGAGGAAGATGTAAAAATTATAACTGACTTAATGATGGGTGGCCATGGGGTTCCTAGCGATGAGCCATTATCAGAACTGCATCTTAGTGCAATTAGTGAGGCAATGAATCAAATGGTAGGTTCAGCTTCTACGTCGTTATCCGAAATGTTTTCAAAAAAGATAGATATACTTCCACCTAGAGCTTTTCAAATAAATCTTAGAACAGATGATTTATCTTCTGCATTCTCTGATTTAAATACTAGATTTGTTCGTATAGCTTTTAGGATGGTAATAGGAGATTTAATAGATAGTGAAATTATGCAAATGATACCATTAGACTTTGCTAAGCTAATGGTTGATATGTTAATGGGTGGTGGACTTGCGGCTGAGCCAATAGCCCCTACTACTGTAAGTATTGAACGAGAGAGCGTTCAAAGACCTACACCACACTCACATAGTAATACTAGGACAGAGGAAAGAAAAGTTGAAAAACCAAAGGAAACTATAAATGTTCAACCCATTCAATTTCAATCCTTCGACAATCCTTCAGCGAGAAATATGCCAGAAAATATTGACCTTATTCAGGATGTTCCGCTTAAAGTTACGGTTGAATTAGGAAGAACTGTTAAAAAAATTAGTGAGGTTCTTGAATTTGGGCCAGGTACAATTGTGGAACTAGATAAAATTGTAGGTGAACCTTTAGATATTTTAGTAAATGGCCAATATGTTGCTAAAGGGGAAGTTGTAGTAATAGATGAAAACTATGGTATAAGAATTACTGACATTATAAATCCTACTAAGAGATTTTCCAAATTATAA
- a CDS encoding response regulator, with amino-acid sequence MGILIVDDAAFMRMMIKDVLTKNGMEVVGEAENGAKAIEKYKELQPTLTIMDITMPEIDGIQAVKEIKKMDPNAKIIMCSAMGQQAMVIEAIQAGAKDFIVKPFQADRVIEAVKKVLG; translated from the coding sequence ATGGGAATTTTAATAGTTGATGATGCAGCATTTATGAGAATGATGATTAAAGACGTTTTAACAAAGAATGGGATGGAAGTTGTTGGTGAAGCAGAAAACGGAGCTAAAGCAATAGAAAAATATAAGGAACTTCAACCGACACTAACAATTATGGATATAACTATGCCTGAAATTGATGGAATTCAGGCAGTAAAAGAGATTAAAAAAATGGATCCTAATGCCAAAATTATAATGTGTTCTGCGATGGGACAACAGGCCATGGTAATTGAAGCTATTCAAGCAGGGGCTAAAGATTTTATTGTTAAGCCTTTCCAAGCTGATAGAGTAATCGAAGCAGTAAAAAAGGTTTTAGGGTAA
- a CDS encoding flagellar biosynthetic protein FliO, whose amino-acid sequence MDNIFNISYYFFSIFVVVIIIVLAYYGTFFVAKKSNSLLKNRHAKVLEKTTIGLNLNVIVIQINNKVYILVQHYKDIELLDVINQEEWDNFKQSNLDTNINFNDIGINGLNNIKRIIFPKRNDIKGENDKNWNEK is encoded by the coding sequence TTGGATAATATTTTTAACATCTCATATTACTTTTTTTCAATTTTTGTTGTAGTAATTATTATAGTACTAGCGTACTATGGGACTTTTTTTGTTGCTAAAAAATCCAATAGCCTACTTAAAAATCGACATGCGAAAGTTTTAGAAAAAACTACAATAGGATTGAATTTAAATGTAATTGTAATTCAAATAAATAATAAAGTTTATATACTAGTGCAACATTATAAAGATATTGAATTACTGGATGTAATTAACCAAGAAGAATGGGACAATTTCAAACAATCAAATTTAGATACTAATATTAATTTTAATGATATTGGAATTAATGGATTAAATAACATAAAGCGAATAATTTTTCCAAAACGTAATGATATAAAGGGTGAGAATGATAAAAATTGGAATGAAAAATAA
- the fliP gene encoding flagellar type III secretion system pore protein FliP (The bacterial flagellar biogenesis protein FliP forms a type III secretion system (T3SS)-type pore required for flagellar assembly.): MKNKSFLKHRNIYAVLLVCVVLIFLFASIDRAYAQPIQVPRINIGIDEAQSPQEVTSSLQLLLLLTVLSIAPAILIMMTSFTRIIIVLSFIRNAIATQQTPPTQVLIGLALFLTFFIMSPVATNINDNALQPYLNQEISQEVAFTNAMEPIRDFMLRQTREKDLALFIEIGNVNVQNNLEEVPNTVLIPAFIISELKTAFQIGFILFIPFLVIDMVVASTLMSMGMMMLPPAMISLPFKLLLFVMVDGWNIVIRSLVLGFR, translated from the coding sequence ATGAAAAATAAGTCATTTTTAAAACATCGAAATATATATGCTGTGTTACTTGTATGTGTAGTTCTAATTTTTTTATTTGCCTCAATTGATAGGGCTTATGCTCAGCCTATTCAGGTTCCAAGAATAAATATAGGAATTGATGAAGCTCAAAGCCCCCAAGAAGTAACTTCTTCTTTACAGCTATTGTTACTACTGACAGTTCTATCAATAGCTCCGGCAATATTAATTATGATGACAAGTTTTACACGAATTATTATTGTACTTTCCTTTATCAGGAATGCAATTGCAACCCAACAAACACCACCTACTCAGGTATTAATTGGACTGGCACTATTTTTAACATTCTTTATAATGAGTCCTGTAGCTACTAATATAAATGACAATGCACTTCAGCCCTATTTAAATCAAGAGATTTCTCAAGAAGTTGCATTTACAAATGCCATGGAACCTATTAGAGATTTCATGTTAAGGCAAACTAGGGAAAAGGACTTGGCTCTTTTCATTGAAATTGGGAATGTAAATGTTCAAAATAACTTGGAAGAAGTACCAAATACTGTTTTAATTCCTGCATTTATAATTAGTGAATTAAAGACTGCATTTCAAATTGGTTTTATTTTGTTTATACCATTTTTAGTAATAGATATGGTCGTAGCTAGTACATTGATGTCTATGGGTATGATGATGCTACCGCCAGCAATGATATCTCTTCCTTTTAAGCTATTACTATTTGTAATGGTTGATGGATGGAACATTGTTATTAGATCATTAGTACTAGGTTTTAGGTAA
- the fliQ gene encoding flagellar biosynthesis protein FliQ yields the protein MNEALVIELGQHTLFTILLMAAPMLGIGLIVGLAVSIFQATTQIQEATLAFIPKIVAVFASIVIFGPWLLSVILNFTIRLFTNMGTFIQ from the coding sequence ATGAATGAAGCATTAGTTATAGAATTAGGACAACATACGTTATTTACAATACTACTAATGGCTGCTCCGATGCTCGGAATAGGCCTAATAGTGGGCCTTGCTGTAAGTATTTTTCAAGCAACTACACAAATTCAAGAAGCAACTTTGGCATTTATTCCGAAAATTGTTGCGGTTTTTGCATCCATAGTTATTTTCGGGCCATGGTTACTTTCAGTAATACTTAATTTTACTATAAGATTATTTACAAATATGGGAACTTTTATACAGTAA
- the fliR gene encoding flagellar biosynthetic protein FliR has protein sequence MDLFLNYFVYSFSIFFLIFVRATGIFVAAPFFSRNSIPMIAKIGLSILVAFILSPGIIPGTVLSIDNYYQLTYYGVYEFVIGIIIGFVGFMFLSALYLAGTIIDTQIGFSMVNVLDPQTNSQIPVLGSFYNILFTLIFLAVNGHHFIVRALVYSYKVIPIGRGIVFNDNLISHITIIMTQVFIFAIKLGAPVLATIFIANVLLGVLARSMPQMNVFIVGMPLKIAVGLVTTIITLQYLVPFSENLFDTMFNSIIRVLEILAKG, from the coding sequence ATGGACTTATTCTTAAATTATTTTGTATATAGCTTTAGTATATTTTTTCTAATTTTTGTAAGAGCCACAGGGATTTTTGTAGCAGCGCCATTTTTTAGTAGAAATAGTATACCTATGATTGCTAAAATTGGTTTGTCAATACTGGTGGCTTTTATATTATCACCTGGGATAATCCCTGGTACTGTACTTTCTATAGATAATTACTATCAATTAACCTATTATGGAGTATACGAATTTGTAATCGGAATTATTATAGGGTTTGTTGGTTTCATGTTTTTAAGTGCTTTATATCTAGCTGGAACAATTATTGATACACAAATAGGTTTTAGTATGGTTAATGTACTAGACCCTCAAACAAATTCTCAAATTCCTGTACTTGGTAGCTTCTATAACATACTATTTACATTGATTTTCCTGGCAGTAAATGGACATCACTTTATTGTAAGGGCTTTAGTCTATAGCTATAAAGTAATTCCAATTGGGAGAGGGATTGTATTTAACGATAATTTAATCTCTCATATTACTATAATAATGACCCAGGTTTTCATATTTGCAATTAAACTTGGAGCTCCAGTTTTAGCAACAATATTTATTGCAAATGTACTGCTGGGAGTACTTGCAAGATCTATGCCTCAGATGAACGTATTTATAGTGGGCATGCCTCTTAAAATAGCAGTAGGACTTGTCACAACTATAATCACATTACAATATTTAGTTCCATTTTCAGAGAATCTATTTGATACAATGTTTAATTCAATAATCCGAGTATTAGAAATATTAGCAAAAGGTTGA
- the flhB gene encoding flagellar biosynthesis protein FlhB, translating into MEFIINLQLFSEEKTEKATPKKVKDSREKGQVLQSREINSAFVLLASFSTLYFLASYIGNMMKGFTIFVFENFLNIDYLLTYGAINRLYLLGIYTIFRITFPIGAICLLVGLICSYSQVGYLFTTKTLAPKLSKLNPLEGFKRLFSMKSLVELVKSLIKIIMVGFLVFRYVVSQINVLLSTIAMGIDSIVITITRVTINIALRAGMALLAIAILDYLFQKYDYEKNLKMTKQEVKEEYKQTEGNPQIKSKIKEKQRQIAMRRMMQDVPNADVIITNPTHFAIAIKYDPHKFEAPKVIAKGKDLIAQNIKKLAMEHNIPLVENKPLARTLFDLVDIDEFIPPDLYEAVAEVLAYVYQLNNRI; encoded by the coding sequence ATGGAATTCATAATAAATTTACAGCTCTTTTCTGAGGAAAAGACAGAAAAGGCAACCCCTAAGAAGGTTAAGGATTCTAGAGAAAAGGGACAAGTATTACAAAGCCGTGAAATTAATTCAGCTTTTGTTTTATTAGCCTCGTTCTCCACATTATATTTCCTTGCATCTTATATTGGAAACATGATGAAAGGGTTTACAATTTTCGTTTTTGAAAACTTCCTAAATATAGATTATCTACTTACTTACGGTGCTATAAATAGACTATATTTATTAGGAATATACACAATATTTAGAATTACGTTCCCTATTGGGGCAATATGCCTTTTAGTAGGGTTAATTTGTAGCTATTCACAGGTTGGATACCTTTTTACAACCAAAACTTTAGCTCCCAAATTGAGTAAATTAAATCCTTTAGAAGGATTTAAACGTCTTTTTTCTATGAAGTCATTGGTTGAGCTAGTTAAGTCCCTAATAAAGATTATTATGGTTGGGTTTTTAGTTTTTAGATATGTAGTTAGTCAAATAAACGTACTTTTAAGTACGATTGCTATGGGCATAGATTCAATAGTAATAACTATTACTAGAGTTACAATTAATATAGCCCTAAGGGCTGGTATGGCTTTATTAGCAATTGCTATCTTAGACTATCTCTTCCAAAAATATGATTATGAGAAAAACCTTAAAATGACAAAGCAAGAGGTTAAAGAGGAGTATAAGCAGACCGAGGGTAACCCTCAAATTAAATCAAAAATAAAAGAGAAACAACGTCAAATTGCTATGAGAAGAATGATGCAGGATGTGCCAAATGCAGATGTAATCATTACAAACCCAACACATTTTGCAATTGCTATAAAATATGACCCCCATAAGTTTGAAGCACCTAAGGTAATTGCTAAAGGAAAGGATTTAATAGCGCAAAACATCAAAAAGCTTGCAATGGAACATAACATACCCCTAGTAGAGAATAAACCATTAGCAAGAACGCTGTTTGATCTAGTTGATATCGATGAATTTATACCACCAGATTTATATGAAGCAGTTGCAGAAGTATTAGCTTATGTTTATCAGCTAAACAATAGAATTTAA
- the flhA gene encoding flagellar biosynthesis protein FlhA codes for MKHGDILVALAIIAIVIMIIIPIPLGLLDVLLSLNISLALLIMLIAMYTQEALNFSIFPSILLLTTMFRLALNITTTRYILSTGDAGDLIDTFGNFVMQGNPIVGFIVFIIIVIVQFLVITKGSERVAEVAARFTLDAMPGKQMAIDADLNAGLINDTEARDRRKKVQRESDFYGAMDGASKFVKGDAIAGIIITIINILAGFIIGMSFEGLGFAEAIGKYTLLTVGDGLASQIPSLLISTATGIVVTRAASEGNLGTDLLNQLFNQPKIMFIISGVLFLLGAFTPLPRVPFLLLSMMFLYLGFNLRKAINRKEFEAIPDEIENTVEEKRKPENVLPLLNVDPIELEFGYGILPLADASQGGDLFDRLVMIRRQCALELGIIVPMIRLRDNIQLEPNQYIIKIKGIEITSGEIVFDHYMAMNPGNADGEIEGIDTIEPAFGLPAKWINESERERAEILGYTVVDPPSIIATHLTEIIKRHAHELLGRQEVKKLIDNIKEHHPAVVEEIIPNPLSLGDIQKVLGNLLKEGVSIRDLVTILETLADYCHITKDTDMLTEYTRQSLSRAITKQFITNQPTRVITLDKYLEQQIIESIQQTESGTYISLQPDIIQGMLSNLSYEVQKLVSVGDQPIIITAPIVRLYFKRISEQLASDLIVLSYNEVDPSVEIESVGMVSA; via the coding sequence ATGAAACATGGCGATATTTTAGTTGCCTTAGCCATAATTGCAATAGTCATAATGATAATTATACCAATACCTCTAGGACTACTAGATGTTTTGCTAAGTTTAAATATATCTTTAGCACTATTAATTATGTTAATTGCAATGTACACTCAAGAAGCACTTAATTTTTCAATATTTCCATCAATACTTTTACTAACAACAATGTTCAGATTAGCACTTAATATTACAACGACAAGATACATCTTATCTACAGGTGATGCAGGTGATCTTATAGATACTTTTGGTAACTTCGTTATGCAAGGGAATCCTATAGTTGGATTTATTGTATTCATAATAATAGTTATAGTGCAGTTCCTGGTTATAACAAAGGGGTCAGAGAGGGTAGCTGAGGTTGCAGCAAGATTTACACTTGATGCGATGCCTGGTAAACAAATGGCTATAGATGCAGATTTAAATGCAGGTCTAATTAATGACACCGAAGCAAGAGATAGAAGAAAGAAGGTTCAAAGGGAATCTGATTTTTACGGAGCCATGGATGGGGCCAGTAAATTTGTTAAGGGAGATGCAATAGCGGGTATTATTATAACGATAATAAACATACTAGCAGGTTTCATAATTGGAATGAGTTTTGAGGGATTAGGTTTTGCTGAAGCAATTGGTAAATATACACTATTAACCGTTGGAGATGGTCTAGCCAGTCAAATTCCTTCGCTCTTAATTTCAACTGCAACTGGTATTGTTGTAACAAGAGCTGCTTCAGAAGGTAATTTAGGTACGGATTTATTAAATCAATTATTTAATCAACCTAAAATTATGTTTATTATATCCGGGGTACTTTTTCTTTTAGGGGCATTTACTCCACTACCTAGAGTACCATTTCTTTTACTATCAATGATGTTTCTATATTTAGGATTTAATCTTAGAAAAGCAATTAATAGAAAAGAATTTGAGGCGATACCAGATGAAATTGAAAATACAGTGGAAGAGAAGAGAAAGCCTGAAAATGTACTTCCATTATTAAATGTAGACCCAATTGAATTAGAATTCGGATATGGTATTTTACCATTGGCTGATGCAAGTCAAGGTGGAGACTTATTTGATAGGCTAGTTATGATTAGGAGACAGTGTGCTTTGGAGCTTGGAATTATTGTACCTATGATAAGGCTAAGGGATAATATTCAATTAGAGCCAAATCAATACATTATTAAAATTAAGGGTATAGAAATAACTTCCGGGGAAATAGTTTTCGATCACTATATGGCAATGAATCCTGGTAATGCAGATGGGGAAATAGAAGGTATAGACACAATAGAGCCAGCTTTTGGACTCCCTGCAAAGTGGATTAATGAATCTGAAAGAGAGAGAGCAGAGATTTTGGGATATACGGTTGTTGACCCACCTTCAATAATAGCTACTCATCTAACAGAAATAATTAAAAGGCATGCACATGAATTATTAGGTAGACAAGAGGTCAAAAAGCTAATAGATAATATTAAAGAACATCATCCTGCTGTAGTTGAGGAAATAATTCCGAATCCACTTAGTCTAGGTGACATTCAGAAAGTACTAGGAAACCTTCTTAAAGAAGGTGTATCTATAAGAGACTTAGTCACTATTTTAGAGACTCTAGCAGATTACTGTCACATTACTAAGGATACGGATATGTTAACAGAATATACGAGACAGTCTTTAAGTAGGGCTATAACTAAGCAGTTTATCACTAACCAGCCTACAAGAGTTATAACTTTAGATAAGTATTTAGAACAACAAATAATAGAATCGATACAGCAAACTGAATCGGGTACGTATATTTCGCTACAGCCTGATATAATTCAAGGTATGTTATCAAATCTATCCTACGAAGTGCAAAAACTTGTTTCAGTTGGAGATCAGCCAATTATAATAACGGCACCAATTGTAAGGCTATATTTTAAAAGAATCTCTGAGCAATTAGCTTCTGATTTAATAGTATTATCATATAACGAAGTAGATCCTTCTGTGGAAATTGAGTCTGTAGGGATGGTGAGTGCGTAA
- the flhF gene encoding flagellar biosynthesis protein FlhF → MKVKKFLANDNHEAMLKVKTELGPDAVILHQRKVKPKGFFGLFKKPLVEIVAAREEISTNSENKDKNVEASVEDKLKRKIDSKATSINVKENKEDLNKEITEIKGMLQAVLCGINNKQIPNIPSGTNESLTQFYNYLITQEINEELLYKIVDQFNDLIKDNNLGEVDKSIVYSKFDELIRGLVTDQGHMLDSKIIFFVGPTGVGKTTTIAKLAANFSINEGKTVGLISADTYRIAAVEQLKTYCNILNVPMEVIYESSEVNDAIKKLRDKDIILIDTAGRSHKNVQQVQELKHLINEVQEKEIYLVMSCTTNNKDLKEIIKSYEFLEDYKIIFTKLDEATTVGQILNVAYETKKPISYITTGQSVPDDIEILDINKVSSLLLKEAEL, encoded by the coding sequence ATGAAGGTAAAAAAGTTTCTAGCTAACGATAATCATGAAGCAATGTTAAAAGTAAAAACTGAATTAGGACCAGATGCTGTTATTCTTCATCAAAGGAAGGTTAAGCCTAAAGGCTTTTTCGGTCTGTTCAAAAAGCCCTTAGTTGAAATAGTAGCAGCACGAGAAGAGATCTCAACTAATTCAGAAAATAAAGATAAAAATGTTGAAGCTTCAGTAGAAGATAAGTTAAAGAGGAAAATTGATTCTAAGGCTACCTCAATAAATGTAAAAGAGAATAAAGAAGATTTAAATAAAGAAATAACTGAAATAAAAGGAATGCTACAGGCTGTGCTTTGTGGAATTAACAATAAACAAATTCCAAATATACCTAGTGGAACAAATGAATCACTAACTCAATTTTATAATTATTTAATTACCCAGGAAATCAATGAAGAGCTTCTATACAAGATAGTAGACCAATTCAATGATTTAATTAAGGACAATAACTTAGGTGAAGTTGACAAATCTATAGTCTACAGTAAGTTTGATGAACTTATAAGAGGCCTTGTAACAGATCAAGGACATATGCTTGATTCAAAAATTATCTTCTTTGTAGGCCCTACAGGAGTTGGAAAAACAACAACAATTGCAAAGCTTGCAGCTAATTTTTCAATAAATGAAGGAAAAACAGTCGGACTAATAAGTGCTGATACTTATAGAATTGCTGCAGTTGAACAGTTAAAGACCTATTGTAATATTTTGAATGTACCAATGGAGGTTATTTATGAGTCCTCTGAAGTCAATGATGCAATAAAAAAGCTTAGGGATAAAGACATAATTTTAATAGATACAGCAGGGAGAAGTCATAAAAATGTTCAACAGGTTCAAGAACTTAAACATTTAATAAATGAAGTTCAAGAAAAAGAAATCTATTTAGTAATGAGTTGTACTACTAATAATAAGGATTTAAAAGAAATTATTAAATCCTATGAGTTTTTAGAGGATTATAAAATAATTTTTACTAAATTAGATGAGGCAACTACAGTTGGGCAAATACTTAATGTGGCTTATGAAACTAAAAAACCAATATCTTATATTACTACTGGTCAAAGTGTACCTGATGATATTGAGATTTTAGATATAAATAAAGTATCGTCCCTTCTGTTGAAGGAGGCTGAGTTATGA
- a CDS encoding MinD/ParA family protein, with the protein MMDQASKLREMISRKSTINEDINLLSSNTNQASSRIICITSGKGGVGKTNFTINLAIALSKQDLRVVVIDADLGLANIDVVTGSIPKFTLLDIIRTDRSIEEIMNDGPGGVKIISGGSGVLDLVDMPQENFDKIIGRLDEVCKYADIILIDTGAGISKSVMSFVLAANEVIVVTTPEPTAITDAYAMIKTVSLQDKGKKIKVVINRSENINEGKITFEKLQNASEKFLNVKIEKLGYLVDDSNVSRAVKLQNPFLLQFPNARVSKNIELIALNVNSSKATSEEGFESKGFFNKVISFFK; encoded by the coding sequence ATGATGGATCAAGCGTCAAAGCTTAGAGAGATGATTAGCAGGAAAAGTACCATTAATGAAGATATAAACTTATTATCTTCCAACACAAACCAGGCATCCTCAAGAATTATTTGTATAACAAGTGGTAAAGGGGGAGTTGGAAAGACTAACTTTACGATTAATTTAGCAATAGCCTTAAGCAAACAAGATTTAAGAGTTGTTGTAATAGATGCTGATCTAGGACTTGCAAATATTGATGTTGTAACTGGTAGTATTCCTAAATTTACACTTTTAGATATTATTAGAACCGATAGAAGTATTGAAGAAATAATGAATGATGGACCGGGGGGTGTTAAAATTATTTCTGGTGGATCTGGAGTATTGGATTTAGTAGATATGCCCCAGGAAAATTTCGATAAAATAATTGGTAGGCTAGATGAGGTATGTAAATATGCAGATATAATTCTTATTGATACAGGTGCTGGCATATCAAAATCAGTTATGTCATTTGTGTTAGCAGCAAATGAAGTTATTGTTGTAACAACACCAGAACCAACTGCAATTACAGATGCATATGCCATGATTAAAACAGTAAGTTTACAGGATAAGGGTAAAAAAATAAAAGTAGTAATAAATAGATCTGAGAACATTAATGAGGGAAAAATTACGTTCGAAAAGCTACAAAATGCTAGTGAGAAATTTTTAAATGTAAAAATAGAAAAACTAGGCTACTTAGTAGATGATTCTAACGTTAGTAGGGCAGTTAAATTACAAAATCCTTTTCTGCTACAGTTCCCTAACGCTAGAGTCAGTAAGAACATTGAGCTTATAGCTTTAAATGTAAATAGTAGCAAAGCTACGAGTGAAGAAGGCTTTGAGTCAAAGGGATTTTTCAATAAAGTAATTAGTTTCTTTAAATAG